The following coding sequences lie in one Arachis hypogaea cultivar Tifrunner chromosome 9, arahy.Tifrunner.gnm2.J5K5, whole genome shotgun sequence genomic window:
- the LOC112711053 gene encoding dof zinc finger protein DOF3.7 yields the protein MDTAQWPQEIVVKPIEEIVVGTNTSSCHQSKPPSSNNLASENNNNNNTIKKPRPQKEQALNCPRCHSTNTKFCYYNNYSLTQPRYFCKTCRRYWTEGGSLRNIPVGGGSRKNKRSSTSISSSPSPPSPNKNIKLIGKVVHEGQDLNLAFPSDLVVHQQNNNNNNNTLSSSSSSSTITSTVTTTTTTTPPSSTTQFSAMELLTGITSANSRGGLGLNSFLPHHPPDPNTVLYNNSTFALQDFNKTAGLNFSLDGIGIGIVGSGFAGLHHHQQDQTSGGGNNNGRLLFPFEDLNQVSNADAIDHQSNSKVHQQGDSSGYWSGMLGGGSW from the exons ATGGACACAGCTCAGTGGCCacag GAGATTGTGGTGAAGCCAATAGAAGAGATAGTTGTGGGAACAAACACATCATCATGTCATCAATCAAAACCACCATCTTCTAATAATCTTGCATCagagaataataacaacaacaataccatCAAGAAACCAAGGCCACAGAAAGAGCAAGCCCTAAACTGTCCAAGGTGCCATTCAACAAACACAAAGTTCTGTTACTACAACAACTACAGCCTTACACAACCAAGGTACTTCTGCAAGACTTGTAGAAGGTACTGGACTGAAGGTGGGTCCCTTAGGAACATCCCTGTTGGTGGTGGATCCAGAAAGAACAAGAGATCTTCTActtcaatatcatcatcaccGTCACCGCCTTCACCCAACAAGAACATTAAGCTTATTGGTAAGGTAGTCCATGAAGGCCAAGATCTGAACTTGGCTTTTCCGTCTGATTTGGTTGTTCATCAacaaaacaataacaacaacaataatactctttcttcttcttcttcttcttcaactattacTAGTActgttactactactactactactacaccACCCTCTTCTACTACTCAATTCTCAGCAATGGAGCTTCTTACTGGGATCACTTCAGCAAATTCAAGAGGGGGTTTGGGTTTGAACTCTTTCTTGCCTCATCATCCACCTGATCCAAACACAGTGCTGTACAATAATAGTACTTTTGCTCTTCAGGATTTCAATAAGACAGCAGGATTGAATTTCTCTTTGGATGGGATTGGGATTGGGATTGTAGGGAGTGGATTTGCAGgccttcatcatcatcaacaagaTCAGACAAGTGGTGGTGGGAATAATAATGGGAGACTTTTGTTTCCATTTGAGGATTTGAATCAGGTTTCTAACGCCGACGCAATTGATCATCAGAGTAATAGCAAGGTGCATCAACAAGGGGATTCAAGTGGATATTGGAGTGGGATGTTAGGTGGAGGATCATGGTAA